The DNA window CTACGGCGGGAGTATTACGCCGAAGTCGCCCGGGCTTATGGAGCAGCGCCGCCTACGTTCTGCGAACCGGAGCCCGACTCGCCTGCCGCGCAGCGGGCCGCCGGGGACAAGCGGATTGATGCTTCGCTCATGCGGAAGGAGCTGCCGATCGAATGGCAGTATCCTTCGTATCGCGAAGGGCTGGCCGCCCATTGCCGGCCCGCCGATTGACGTCGATCGCTTCCGGCGTTTACTCCGCCTGGGCGACAGCCAGTTCGGCGTCTTCTTCAGCGGCCGGTTCCTCTTCCCGAGCGGCCGGGGCGCGGTAGAAAAGATTGCCGAAGTCGTCGAAGATCGAATAGAACACGGGGACCGCCACCAGAGTCAGCAGCAGCGACAACGTTTGCCCGCCGACGACCAGCACCGCAATGGAACGGCGTTCCTCTGCTCCGGGTCCAGTGGCGATCAGCAGCGGGAGCATGCCGGCGATGAAGGAGATGGCCGTCATCAGAATGGGCCGCAACCGGTCGCGATTCGCCTGGAAGATCGCTTCATCCCGCGGCATGCCGTCCTGCCGCAACTGGTTCATATGATCGATCTGCAGGATGGCGGCCTTTTTGACCACGCCAAAGAGCACCAGGATCCCCAGCGCGGAAAACAGGTTGAGCGTTTCCCCGCCCAGCCACAGACTGAACAGCCCGAACGGCACCGCGATCGGCAGCGAAAGCAGAATCGTGAGCGGATGGATAAAGTGCTCGTACTGCGCCGCCAGCACGATGTACATGAAGACGAAAGACAGCAACAACGTCCAGAAGAAATCGTCGAGCGTCTCCTCAAGCTCTCGCCCTCGCCCTAGCACCTGGTTGGAATAACCTGGCGGCAGGCCGACTTCGACCGCCGCCGCCCGCAGCGCCGTGAGACGGTCCGCCAGGGCATAGCCGGAATCCACATTCGCCCTGACGGCCACCATGCGTTGGCGATCAAAACGGTCGATTCGCGAAGGGCTGTAGCCTTCTTCAAAACGCACCAGGTTATCAAGCCGGGTGAGAGCCACGGCGTCGTCGCTGGCGCCCAGTCCCGACATCAGCGGCTGGTCGTACAGGGAATTCGCCGGGGACTGGGCCGGCACATACAGTTGCGAGATGGAAGCCGGATCGCCCCGATCAACGCCGACCAGGCGCAGCTCCACATCGTAAGCGTCGTCGGCCTGGTCGTCGTAAAAGCGAGAGACCCGATCGTCGCCGCCCACGGCGATGCGCAGCGTCTCCGCGATGGCCTGGATATCAACGCCCATAACGGCCGCCCGTTCGCGATCGATGTGCGCTAGCAGGTTCGGCTTGTCGATGCGCAAGGTCGTATCGGCGTCGACAATGCCGGGAATCTGAGAGGCCTTTTCACGCAAGCGATCGCTGTATTCGGCCAGCGTTTTCAGGCTGGGACCGGTCGTAATAAAGTCGATATCGACCGGCGCCCCCTGCCGGAAAGAAGTCAAGTTACGGACCGACGCCCGCAGTTCGGGCTGGTCGCGAAAAACGTTTCGCACCGCCTGCATTTTGACGCGCTGGTTGTAGTTTCCGGCGAAAGCCTGGGCGGGATCGCCTTGCCAGCAGGCCTTCCACAGTCGCGACAGCGAAAAAGTGCGTTGCTCAAAATTCTCCAGCTGCACGTACAACTGGGCGCTGTTGGCGCTGCGGATACTGCCGGCGGCGGCGCCGATGGTGGAGAGCACATGGGTGATCCCCTCGATGGAGCGAATCTCCGTTTCGACTTCGTCCAGCACCCGTTCCATCGCGCTGGGCGTGGCGCCTTCGGGAGCATAGATCCGCACCTGAAACTCGCCTTCGTCGACGTTGGTCGGAATGTAATCCTGTTTCACCAGCGAATACAGCGGCACATTCGACGCCATCACCACCAGCGCCACCGCCACCACGGCCCAGCGAAAGCGGAGCGACAGCCGCAGGCACAGCATGTACGAAGACTCGAGCAGACCGTAAAAACCGCGACGGGAACCGGCCGTGCCGCCCGCGACGGGAACGGCCGGGCGCAGCATGCGGCTGCACATCATCGGGGTGAGCGTGAAGCTGACCAGCATCGAGATCAAAATGGCGACGGTCGCCGTAATGCCAAACTGGAACAGCAAACGCCCTGTCACGCTCGACAGGAACGACACCGGCAGGAATACAATCACCAGGGACAGGGTCGTGGCCAGCACCGCCATGCCGATTTCCCGCGTACCGCGAATCGCCGCGGCGACCGGCGGCAATCCTTTTTCTTCAATCATGCGGAAGACGTTCTCCAGCACCACAATCGCGTCGTCGATCACCACGCCGACCATCAACACCAGGGCCAGCATCGTCACATTGTTGAGCGAGAAATCGAGCGCCTTCATCACGGCGAACGCGCCAATAATCGAGGTCGGAATGGCGACCGCTGCGATCAGCGTGGAACGCCAGGACCGCATGAAGAGCAGCACCACAATGCTGGCCAGAATACTGCCGGTCACCAGGTGGTTCTGGATCTCGTGCATGGCGGCGTGAATATATCTCGACTGGTCCTGCAGGACATTAATCTGTACATCGGCCGGCAGAAGTTCCTGCGCCTTGCTCAGCCGCTCCTTGATCGCCTCGATGACTTCGACCGTGTTCTCCCCGGACTGCCGCTGGATTTCCAGGACCACGGCGGGCTGGCCGTCGAAGCGGGCGGCCGTGCGGATCTCCTTCTGCAGATCCAGCGCCTCGCCCAGGTCGGCAATGCGCACCGGCACGCCGTCGATCGTGTTCACCACCAGGTCGTTGAACTCCCGGGCGCTGGGCACCCGGCCCAGCGTGCGCAGGCTTAACTCGCGAGATCCCGCGTCGACCCGGCCGCCAGGGATTTCTGCATTCTGCGTGACCAGCGCCTGGCGGACTTCGATAATCGAGAGCCGATGGGCGGCCAGCCGATCGGCTTCGATGTTGACCTGGATCGCGCGGTCGGTGGCGCCTTTGATCTCCACTTCGCCCACGCCCCGCGCGCTCTCGATCACGCTTTTGACATAGCGGTCGGCCAGGAAGAACAGTTCGCGGCCCGAACGGTCTCCCGACACGACCAGCGACATGATCGGCGTGTCGTCGAGATCCTGCTTGCGCACAATCGGCGGATCAATGCCGGGCGGCAACCGGGAGAGCACGCTGGCCACCGCATCGCGTACGTCCTGCGTGGCGGTATCGATATCCCGTTCCAGCTCAAACGTCAAAAAGACCACACAGGCGCCGTCATTGGTAATCGAACGCTGTTCGCGCAGACCAGCGACCGTGGCCACTGCGTCTTCCAGCACCTGGGTGACTTCCGACTCCACCTCAGCCGAGGCCGAACCCGGATACGACGCCCAGACCCGCACGGTCGGCATGTCGATGTTGGGGTAACGGTCCACCCCCAGCTGCATGTAGGAAACGGAGCCCGCTACCACCAGGGCGACGATCAACATCACCGCAAACACAGGGCGACGTACGCAAACTTCAGCTAACCATTGCAAGAGATAAACTCCCTGGCCGCAGGGGAAAAGCAAAGTCGCAAGCGACTCCGCTCAAAGGGAACTGACCTGTCGCGATCCAAACTTCCAGGCGAGTATTTCCAGGCGGGCGACAGGCTGGCTGCCGTTCTGTTTCACCTGGCTGCACTTGCAACGCGTGTCGCTTTGCCAACCGAGCACCGGCGCCGCAAGACAAGTACGTCAGACATTCATTCGGGTATTCAACCGCCGGATTCCGAGACCACATGCATGGCGGGCGCCGGATCTTCCCGCACGGCGACGGCGGCGCCGGCTTTGCCGTCTTTGGAGTTCCGCACCACAAGGTCGCCCGGTTCCAGGCCGCTGAGGATCTCGATCCGATCTGCTTCCGCTCGACCCGTTTGTATCCGGCATTCGGCCGCTACCCCGTCGCGGACAACCCAGGCCTTTTGCACGCCGGCAAACTCCCGCACCGCCGAGAGCGGAATGGCCAACGCCTGGGCGTCCTCGTTAACGACAACGCGGGCCCTGGCGAACAGCCCGGCCTGCAGTCGCAGCTGGGGATTGGCGACGTCGGCTTCGATCCAGCGGGCCCGACTGGAAGCATTGATCAGCGGACTGATGCGCGACACGCTGGCGATGATCGGCTGGGACTCCCCTTCCAGCTCGATACGGATCGTCTGACCGGGCTGGATGTCGCGGGCTTTCCGCTCCGGCACGCCGGCCGTAAATCGCAAGGTGTCGGTGCGGACAATCGTCACCAGTCCCTGCCCCACCTGAACGTACTCGCCGGGCGATACGTGCCGCTGGGAAACCACGCCGTCGTAGGGCGCCTTGATGACCGATTCGGTCAGTTGCTGGTTCGCGAGCGCCAACTCGGCCCGCTTGACGCCGATCAGGGCGATCTGCTCGCTTACCGCATTCAAAGAGGAACGGTAGCGTGCTTCGGCCGTTTTGAGTTGCGCCGACAGGCGTTCGTATTCGCTTTCGGTGACGATCTTCCGATCCAGCAATCCCTGAGCGCGGGAAAGATTGGCTCGGGCTTCATCAACCAGGGCCTGCTCCAGCATGACGCCCGGCGAGTTCTCACGGACGACATCGTGTTCCGACTGGTCAGGTGTCAGCCCGATCGCCGAGCAGGACTGGTGCAGTTCTGCCGCCGCCTGGGCGACGCGGAGCTCCAGTTCGCGGCGATCCAGTTCCACCAGCACGTCGCCCTGGTGCACCGTGGCGCCAAGATCGACCTCGACCCGTTCCACCAGGCCGGGTAACCGGGAGCCAACCACCGATTGCTGGTCGCCCAGCAGGCTGCCCTGCAGGCGAACCGTATCGGCCCAGGGCTGCCAGGAAATTTCGACCACCTCGACCTGTCGCGGCGGGCTGTTCGCTGACTGCGGAGCCGGCGCCTTGGAAGAAGCTGTCGGGCCTTCACAACCGCTTGCCGCCGCCAGGACGGCGATCAAAAACGCAGCGGCCGCGGGTTGCCCTGGGGATCTGGGAACCATAAAAGCTTGCGGGCTGAAGGGAGGAAAATTCAGGTGGGAGCATGGGGCTTATGCCAGCCCTCCTACAACTACCGAAGCGGCCGGCGGTTGTCAATTATTATCTGTTGTCACAGGGAAAAATTTAGTAAACGCTGGTCGATGGATAGGATCGGAGGCATTACAACCCGACCGACCGTCACAGCCAGGCCCCAGAACGGCGATCCGCCTGCCAGGCAAGAGGAAATGGCAACCGAAAGAGGGGGGCTTTCTCTGGGCGGGTTGACTAGAATACATTATCTCGTCTTGTTTGAATTCATCAAAAAGAAAGCTCGCGACTTGCGCCAAACGCTTTCACCAAAGGCTGCCAGCCTTTAAAATCCGTCCAACTCCAGCAGCCGTTTCGTGCGTCCACGTCGTACTGCGAAACGCTTCCTCACGTATTTCAGATCGCTGATTTTCAGGAAGCTTGTATGACATCAAAAAGGGCCAAAATACTTGTCGTCGACGACACCCACATGGCACGTATCCAGGTGGGCGGTTTGCTCGCCGTCTGCGCCAACTGGGAAACGGTATTCGCCAAGGACGGACAGGAAGCGCTGGAGTGCATTGCCGCCGATCATTTCGACCTGGTGCTGACCGATCTTGTCATGCCAGTCATGGGCGGGCTGGAGTTGGTGGAGCGGATTAAAAAGCTGCATCCGCAAATGCCCGTGATCCTGATGACATCCCAGGGGAACGAACACATCGCCAGCGACGCGCTGCGCGCCGGGGCCGCCAGTTACATTCCCAAGCGGATGCTAGGCGACAACCTGGTATCCACCGTACGCTCCGTGCTGGATGTTTGTCACGAGCGGACGAGTTACTCGCGGATTGGACCGTATCTGCGGAGCAACCGCCTGCAGTTTGTCATCGGTAACGACGGCGGGCTGATCTCCCCTTTGGTGCATGTACTGCAGGAGCAAATGCTCAACGAAGCGATCGTCGATGAATCGGAAAGAATTCGCGTCGCCATCGCACTCGAAGAAGCGCTATCCAACGCCCTGTATCACGGCAACCTGGAGCTAAGTTCGGAACTGCGTGAGAGTGAAAACGATCTGTATTTTGAGGTCGCCCAGCAACGCCGGCAGATTGCTCCTTACCTGGGCCGCTCGATTCTGATCGAAGCGATTCGCAACCAGGAAGAAGTGCGGATCATGATTCGCGATGAGGGGCCAGGCTTCGATCCGACGAACCTGCCCGACCCGACCGATCCCGAAAACCTGGAGAAGGTCCACGGCCGCGGCCTGCTGCTGATTCGCACCTTTATGGACAAGGTCATCCATAACGACCGCGGCAACGAAATCACCCTCGTCAAACGCACCTGCGCCGAACCGGTCGAAGTCGACCAGTCGAACTAGTGGTGCGTCAAGTTTCAATTTTAGGTTTGGCCATTTTCGCGCGAGCCGCTGTTCCTTGTAGTTAACCGTGGCTATCGCCAAAACGGCTAATTGGAAGAACCCGAACTCTTTGCCTTGACGCAGCACTCGTGGTGTGTCAAACCATAAAGTCAGGTTTCTCTCAATCAGCCGCCGGGCGCTAGCCCCCGGTTTTTTTGGCAGCACAGCAGCACGGCCCAAATCGCTCACTCGAAGATTGAAGATTGACGCAGCACTAGCCAGTCCCACAAGCACGGCATCACCAGGAAAACCCCATTGGGTTCCTGGGCACGCGATCCAAGGTATCAAATCGCGAATTCTTCGCTTGTGGTATCAAATCGCGAATTCTTCGCGTGTGGCATCAAGTCGCGATTTCTTCGCTTGGGTATCAAGTCGCGATTTCTTCGCCGGGCGCCTGTTCCTGACGGGTCTCCAACTCTTGAAGGATCAGCGGAAACCTGCGGCCGTTGCCGCAGCCTGCGTCTAACCGCCTGGCTTTGACGCCCGCGGAGACTTTCGGCAAAAAGGGTTGGGTAACCATGCATGCACGCCGGCTGGCAGGGGGCGGAAACTGCCCCTGCGGAATTTGAAATGGATTGCCTTTTGTAAAGAAAGGTACGGGTCTGCCCGTGTTAAATCAATCGAATTTTCGCGGGTCGTGCGCCAGGAGAAGTGTCCTCCTGTATCGTGCCGCTTTGCCGAAGCTTTAGACTGCAAGAAACGAACAAGGCGGCGATAAACATCGCCGCCTTGTTGAGTTTTGAGCGGCCTGTCGTCAACAGCAGGCGCGTCTACCTGATCTAGCGACCCAGCAGTTCCACGTCTTCGACTTTGCCGCCGGCCGTCATGCTGGCGCCGCCGACGATAACCAACTGGTCCTGGTAGGGCACCATGCGATGGAAGAATCGCGGGTACTTCACCTGGCCGACATACTCCCAGGTTTTGCCGTCATCGGACAAACGCTGAATGCTGCCGGAGATGGTGGTCACGTACAGGCCGTCTTGGGTGGCGAAGGCCGAGGCGCCAAAGCCTTCCAGCCCGCCGCCCTGCAGCAAGGGGCCGGCCGTCCAACTGTCGCTGGCCGGATCGTAGATCGAAGTCTCCCGGGTGGGGCCGCCGTCTTCACGCATGCCGCCGATGCAGACCAGCTTCCCGTTTGAGGCGGCCAGCGCGATGGCGCGACGCTTGAACGGCGGGTTGGCGATCTCTTTCCACTGGGCGTCTTTCGCACTCAGGTCGAACGCCAGGGCCGTGTCGTGCCAGGCCGAGTCCTTGTCGCCCTGCAGGGTCCAGCCTCCGACCACATAGAGCGTGTCGCCCACTACGGCGGCGTCGTGCGAGGAGCGTCCGCGGGGCAGATCGGGCAGGTCGGTCCATTCGCCCGACTTGGGATC is part of the Lignipirellula cremea genome and encodes:
- a CDS encoding efflux RND transporter periplasmic adaptor subunit, translated to MVPRSPGQPAAAAFLIAVLAAASGCEGPTASSKAPAPQSANSPPRQVEVVEISWQPWADTVRLQGSLLGDQQSVVGSRLPGLVERVEVDLGATVHQGDVLVELDRRELELRVAQAAAELHQSCSAIGLTPDQSEHDVVRENSPGVMLEQALVDEARANLSRAQGLLDRKIVTESEYERLSAQLKTAEARYRSSLNAVSEQIALIGVKRAELALANQQLTESVIKAPYDGVVSQRHVSPGEYVQVGQGLVTIVRTDTLRFTAGVPERKARDIQPGQTIRIELEGESQPIIASVSRISPLINASSRARWIEADVANPQLRLQAGLFARARVVVNEDAQALAIPLSAVREFAGVQKAWVVRDGVAAECRIQTGRAEADRIEILSGLEPGDLVVRNSKDGKAGAAVAVREDPAPAMHVVSESGG
- a CDS encoding efflux RND transporter permease subunit, whose translation is MQWLAEVCVRRPVFAVMLIVALVVAGSVSYMQLGVDRYPNIDMPTVRVWASYPGSASAEVESEVTQVLEDAVATVAGLREQRSITNDGACVVFLTFELERDIDTATQDVRDAVASVLSRLPPGIDPPIVRKQDLDDTPIMSLVVSGDRSGRELFFLADRYVKSVIESARGVGEVEIKGATDRAIQVNIEADRLAAHRLSIIEVRQALVTQNAEIPGGRVDAGSRELSLRTLGRVPSAREFNDLVVNTIDGVPVRIADLGEALDLQKEIRTAARFDGQPAVVLEIQRQSGENTVEVIEAIKERLSKAQELLPADVQINVLQDQSRYIHAAMHEIQNHLVTGSILASIVVLLFMRSWRSTLIAAVAIPTSIIGAFAVMKALDFSLNNVTMLALVLMVGVVIDDAIVVLENVFRMIEEKGLPPVAAAIRGTREIGMAVLATTLSLVIVFLPVSFLSSVTGRLLFQFGITATVAILISMLVSFTLTPMMCSRMLRPAVPVAGGTAGSRRGFYGLLESSYMLCLRLSLRFRWAVVAVALVVMASNVPLYSLVKQDYIPTNVDEGEFQVRIYAPEGATPSAMERVLDEVETEIRSIEGITHVLSTIGAAAGSIRSANSAQLYVQLENFEQRTFSLSRLWKACWQGDPAQAFAGNYNQRVKMQAVRNVFRDQPELRASVRNLTSFRQGAPVDIDFITTGPSLKTLAEYSDRLREKASQIPGIVDADTTLRIDKPNLLAHIDRERAAVMGVDIQAIAETLRIAVGGDDRVSRFYDDQADDAYDVELRLVGVDRGDPASISQLYVPAQSPANSLYDQPLMSGLGASDDAVALTRLDNLVRFEEGYSPSRIDRFDRQRMVAVRANVDSGYALADRLTALRAAAVEVGLPPGYSNQVLGRGRELEETLDDFFWTLLLSFVFMYIVLAAQYEHFIHPLTILLSLPIAVPFGLFSLWLGGETLNLFSALGILVLFGVVKKAAILQIDHMNQLRQDGMPRDEAIFQANRDRLRPILMTAISFIAGMLPLLIATGPGAEERRSIAVLVVGGQTLSLLLTLVAVPVFYSIFDDFGNLFYRAPAAREEEPAAEEDAELAVAQAE
- a CDS encoding ATP-binding response regulator, which produces MTSKRAKILVVDDTHMARIQVGGLLAVCANWETVFAKDGQEALECIAADHFDLVLTDLVMPVMGGLELVERIKKLHPQMPVILMTSQGNEHIASDALRAGAASYIPKRMLGDNLVSTVRSVLDVCHERTSYSRIGPYLRSNRLQFVIGNDGGLISPLVHVLQEQMLNEAIVDESERIRVAIALEEALSNALYHGNLELSSELRESENDLYFEVAQQRRQIAPYLGRSILIEAIRNQEEVRIMIRDEGPGFDPTNLPDPTDPENLEKVHGRGLLLIRTFMDKVIHNDRGNEITLVKRTCAEPVEVDQSN